A single region of the Methanobrevibacter wolinii SH genome encodes:
- a CDS encoding class I SAM-dependent methyltransferase: protein MGIKNYLLSRSNSFQYYKNNNIKLNKDIDNLKKQIEICRKNNNLLNESINDVVSSGIERFCPICNKKVPFFTVINGRKHASCPSCHSFERTRLLFYYIKKYYNDIFNLKENKKLLHFAPEKQLFSIFSRLNNLDYWPVDIDSNNNIRKQVDMCDIPFDDDYFDFIISCHVLEHIPNDIKAMSELYRVVKSDGVVFLMVPLFRDLDKTFENEEYNTDELRTKYFGQKDHVRKYAMDFKDRLESVGFNVSTFGPEDIDKNLVVKYGVSNKNDIVFICKK from the coding sequence ATGGGTATTAAAAATTATTTATTATCTAGAAGTAATAGTTTTCAATATTATAAAAATAATAATATTAAATTAAATAAGGATATTGATAATCTTAAAAAACAAATTGAAATTTGTAGAAAAAATAATAATTTACTTAACGAATCAATTAATGATGTTGTTTCAAGTGGTATAGAACGTTTTTGTCCTATATGTAATAAAAAAGTTCCTTTTTTTACAGTGATTAATGGTAGAAAACATGCATCATGTCCTAGTTGTCACTCTTTTGAAAGGACAAGACTTCTCTTTTATTATATTAAAAAATATTATAATGATATCTTTAATTTAAAAGAAAATAAAAAACTATTACATTTTGCTCCAGAAAAACAATTGTTTTCTATTTTTAGTAGATTAAATAATCTTGATTATTGGCCAGTAGATATTGATTCTAATAATAATATTAGAAAACAGGTAGATATGTGCGATATTCCTTTTGATGATGATTATTTTGATTTTATTATTTCTTGTCATGTTTTAGAACATATTCCTAATGATATAAAAGCTATGTCTGAATTGTATAGGGTTGTTAAATCAGATGGTGTGGTATTTTTAATGGTTCCATTATTTAGAGATTTAGATAAAACATTTGAAAATGAGGAGTATAATACTGATGAATTAAGAACTAAATATTTTGGTCAGAAGGATCATGTTCGTAAATATGCTATGGATTTTAAAGATAGGTTAGAATCAGTAGGTTTTAATGTTAGTACTTTTGGTCCAGAAGATATTGATAAGAATTTAGTTGTAAAATATGGTGTTTCAAATAAAAATGATATTGTTTTTATTTGTAAAAAATAG
- a CDS encoding ferritin-like domain-containing protein yields the protein MVKYIHKIGTTVGTDVEKDVAGNFKGETSEVGMYLAMSRQASREGYGELAEVFKRLAWEEAEHAARFAEMNAVIKPTLKENIDMMLDGEQKANVEKREASEKAKAANLEDAADFFRESSKDEGRHAKILEGIIERYF from the coding sequence ATGGTAAAATATATTCATAAAATTGGTACTACTGTAGGTACTGATGTAGAAAAAGACGTAGCAGGAAACTTTAAAGGAGAAACTTCAGAAGTAGGTATGTACTTAGCAATGTCTAGACAAGCATCTAGAGAAGGTTATGGCGAATTAGCTGAAGTTTTCAAAAGACTTGCATGGGAAGAAGCAGAACATGCAGCAAGATTTGCTGAAATGAACGCTGTAATCAAACCAACCTTAAAAGAAAACATTGACATGATGTTAGATGGTGAACAAAAAGCTAATGTAGAAAAAAGAGAAGCTTCTGAAAAAGCTAAAGCAGCAAACTTAGAAGATGCAGCTGACTTCTTTAGAGAAAGTTCTAAAGACGAAGGACGTCATGCTAAAATCTTAGAAGGAATTATCGAAAGATACTTCTAG
- a CDS encoding FprA family A-type flavoprotein, with protein MKAKAQKIADGVYWIGVIDWDIRTYHGYTLDGTTYNAYLVFGEDKNVVIDNAYPGKTEEIMARIDDAFEQEGKDVKVDVIVQNHVEKDHSGVLYDLHKRFPEAPIYCSEIAVKGLLKHYPKLEGADFKTVGTGDSLEIGGRTLAFLDAFLLHWPDSMFTLLVEDGILFPNDAFGQHLCYSKRFDTDIPEEVLMDGAQKFYANLITPLSNLVLKKFDEIIDLGLLDKIKMIAPSHGQIWTDPMKVINAYSNWATGKAAEDKVTIVYDTMHYSTQTMAHEVAEGAMAEGYDVEMFFLHEDERSEIVKSILTSKAVAIGAPTINDAPYPSLGDLMYYLKGLHFNRTGFKRPAVTFGSMGGKGGTVEFLKDELNSCGFDVVDTDEIYYIPTEDEKIDSYELGRKLVQEAKKLDL; from the coding sequence ATGAAAGCTAAAGCTCAAAAAATTGCAGACGGAGTATACTGGATTGGTGTAATCGACTGGGATATTAGAACTTACCACGGATACACCTTAGATGGAACAACTTACAATGCTTACCTTGTATTTGGTGAAGACAAAAATGTTGTAATTGATAATGCTTACCCAGGTAAAACTGAAGAAATTATGGCACGTATAGACGATGCATTTGAACAAGAAGGAAAAGATGTAAAAGTCGATGTCATTGTACAAAACCATGTTGAAAAAGATCACAGTGGAGTTTTATATGATTTACATAAAAGATTCCCTGAAGCACCTATTTACTGTAGTGAAATTGCAGTAAAAGGTTTATTAAAACACTACCCTAAATTAGAAGGAGCAGATTTCAAAACCGTTGGAACTGGAGACAGTTTAGAAATTGGTGGAAGAACTTTAGCATTTTTAGATGCATTTTTACTCCATTGGCCAGATAGTATGTTTACATTACTTGTTGAAGATGGAATATTATTCCCTAACGATGCATTTGGTCAACATTTATGCTACTCAAAAAGATTTGATACCGACATTCCAGAAGAAGTACTTATGGATGGAGCACAAAAATTCTATGCAAATTTAATCACACCACTTTCAAATTTAGTACTTAAAAAATTCGATGAAATCATCGATCTTGGATTACTTGATAAAATTAAAATGATTGCTCCTTCCCATGGTCAAATATGGACTGACCCAATGAAAGTTATTAATGCATATAGTAACTGGGCAACTGGAAAAGCAGCTGAAGATAAAGTAACCATTGTATATGATACTATGCATTACTCTACCCAGACCATGGCGCATGAAGTTGCTGAAGGTGCAATGGCAGAAGGTTACGATGTAGAAATGTTCTTCTTACATGAAGATGAAAGAAGTGAAATCGTAAAAAGTATATTAACAAGTAAAGCAGTTGCAATTGGAGCACCAACAATTAACGATGCACCATACCCAAGTCTTGGAGACTTAATGTACTACTTAAAAGGTTTACACTTTAACAGAACCGGATTCAAAAGACCAGCAGTTACCTTTGGATCAATGGGAGGTAAAGGTGGAACCGTTGAATTCTTAAAAGATGAATTAAACAGTTGTGGATTCGATGTTGTTGATACTGATGAAATTTACTATATCCCAACTGAAGATGAAAAAATAGACAGCTATGAATTAGGTAGAAAATTAGTTCAAGAAGCTAAAAAACTTGATTTATAG
- a CDS encoding V4R domain-containing protein codes for MISNNVEGKILDKTKPIQIFSKNDGSVGVNVVKSPVKLTILEMLKTTDMEFDEIVANTGRSKSTISVHLKSLREKGVINYRFNPQDNRKKIFYINSKFLGEIKPSIPKELDERKANYLLDNIINTGDDFNFSLLLYHTLRSTLIQEGFNINPILYETGCNIGKALFSKLYDEDLNKFLENIKKFWETKGLGKLSVEVGDIIVVTAVDCFECGLLPKTGKPSCYLDSGILESLFTSYFNTDVDVTEIQCYTMGDECCKFTIESLNDEFNL; via the coding sequence ATGATTAGCAATAATGTTGAGGGTAAAATATTAGACAAAACTAAACCAATACAAATTTTTTCTAAAAATGATGGTAGTGTTGGCGTTAATGTAGTAAAAAGTCCTGTTAAGCTTACAATTTTAGAAATGCTTAAAACTACTGATATGGAATTTGATGAAATTGTTGCTAATACTGGTAGATCTAAATCAACAATTTCTGTTCATCTTAAATCTTTACGTGAAAAAGGAGTTATTAATTATAGATTTAATCCTCAAGACAATCGTAAAAAGATTTTTTATATTAATTCTAAATTTTTAGGTGAAATTAAACCATCTATACCTAAAGAATTAGATGAAAGAAAAGCAAATTACTTATTAGATAATATTATTAATACTGGTGATGATTTTAATTTCTCATTATTATTATACCATACTTTAAGATCTACTTTAATTCAAGAAGGTTTTAATATAAATCCTATATTATATGAAACTGGATGTAATATTGGTAAAGCATTATTCTCTAAATTGTATGATGAAGATTTAAATAAATTTTTAGAAAATATTAAAAAATTTTGGGAAACAAAAGGTTTAGGTAAACTTAGTGTTGAAGTTGGAGATATAATTGTAGTCACTGCTGTTGACTGCTTTGAATGTGGTTTATTACCAAAAACAGGTAAACCTTCATGTTACTTAGATTCTGGTATTCTTGAATCTTTATTTACTTCTTATTTCAATACTGATGTTGATGTAACTGAAATTCAGTGTTATACTATGGGAGATGAATGTTGTAAATTTACAATTGAATCTTTAAATGATGAGTTTAACCTTTAA
- the gdhA gene encoding NADP-specific glutamate dehydrogenase, producing MSYVDDVIAKVTKENPGEPEFHQTLNEVLNSLRVVVEQNEEEYRRDALLERLANPERQIKFRVPWVDDNGQVQVNTGYRVQFNSAIGPYKGGLRFHPSVNIGIIKFLGFEQIFKNSLTGLPIGGGKGGSNFDPKGKSDREVMAFCQSFMNELYRHIGQDIDVPAGDIGVGAREVGYLYGQYKRLTGQYEGVLTGKGLSFGGSLARTEATGYGLLYFTNEMLKANGESFEGKTVTVSGAGNVAIYAIEKAYELGAKPVTASDSTGWVYDPEGIDLALLKDVKEVRRGRMSDYAAERSSAEYHEGRGVWQIEADVALPCATQNELGIEDAKQLVANNTFAVAEGANMPTTLEATKYLQDNGVLFGPAKAANAGGVAVSALEMSQNSERLSWTFDEVDTMLKRIMKDIFTKLDTTSAKYDAEKDYVLGANVAGFERVVDAMQTQGIV from the coding sequence ATGTCTTATGTCGATGATGTAATTGCTAAGGTTACTAAAGAAAACCCTGGTGAACCTGAATTTCACCAAACTTTAAATGAAGTTTTAAACTCTTTAAGAGTTGTTGTTGAACAAAATGAAGAAGAATACAGGAGAGATGCTCTTTTAGAAAGATTAGCAAATCCTGAAAGACAAATTAAATTTAGAGTTCCATGGGTAGATGATAATGGACAAGTACAAGTAAATACTGGATATCGTGTACAATTTAATAGTGCTATTGGACCTTACAAAGGGGGTCTTCGTTTCCACCCTTCAGTAAATATTGGAATTATTAAATTTTTAGGTTTTGAACAAATCTTTAAAAACTCTTTAACTGGACTTCCAATTGGTGGAGGAAAAGGTGGATCTAATTTTGATCCTAAAGGAAAATCTGACCGTGAAGTAATGGCTTTCTGTCAAAGCTTTATGAATGAATTATATAGACATATTGGTCAAGATATTGATGTACCTGCAGGGGATATTGGTGTAGGTGCTCGTGAAGTTGGTTATCTTTATGGTCAATACAAAAGATTAACTGGTCAATATGAAGGAGTTTTAACTGGTAAAGGATTAAGTTTCGGTGGTTCATTAGCAAGAACTGAAGCTACTGGTTATGGATTATTATATTTCACTAATGAAATGTTAAAAGCTAATGGTGAATCCTTTGAAGGTAAAACTGTAACTGTTTCTGGTGCAGGAAATGTAGCTATTTATGCAATTGAAAAAGCATATGAATTAGGTGCTAAACCTGTAACTGCTTCTGATTCTACAGGTTGGGTATATGATCCTGAAGGAATTGACTTAGCATTACTTAAAGATGTTAAAGAAGTAAGAAGAGGAAGAATGTCTGATTATGCAGCAGAAAGATCTTCTGCAGAATACCATGAAGGTAGAGGAGTATGGCAAATTGAAGCAGATGTAGCTTTACCATGTGCAACTCAAAATGAATTAGGTATTGAAGATGCTAAACAATTAGTTGCAAACAATACTTTCGCTGTAGCTGAAGGTGCTAACATGCCTACTACTCTTGAAGCAACTAAATACTTACAAGATAATGGAGTATTATTTGGACCTGCAAAAGCAGCTAATGCTGGTGGGGTAGCTGTATCTGCACTTGAAATGAGTCAAAACTCTGAAAGATTATCTTGGACATTTGATGAAGTAGATACTATGTTAAAAAGAATCATGAAAGATATTTTCACTAAATTAGATACTACTTCAGCTAAATATGATGCAGAAAAAGATTACGTTCTTGGTGCTAATGTAGCAGGATTTGAACGTGTCGTTGATGCTATGCAAACTCAAGGTATTGTATAA
- the cobI gene encoding precorrin-2 C(20)-methyltransferase — MVKKGKLYGIGVGPGDTELITLKAAKIIDKIPVIFAPRSSPNKHSIALSIVEPLIEKRENKKLMIVEPVFPMKEDVKSLKRNWEQASLLLAEYLNNGHDVAFVTLGDPSIFSTFTYVQKNLEDKYEIEIIPGITSFTACAASIGKPLVEKNQILTVIPKIDERLNDLIDKGDTFVIMKTSRNTSEVEEIINEDPRKKDITSVENCTRENEKILKGFSKDKPYLTTTIVKFDNNNDK, encoded by the coding sequence ATGGTTAAAAAAGGAAAATTATATGGAATTGGTGTAGGACCTGGAGATACTGAACTTATAACATTAAAAGCTGCAAAAATAATTGATAAAATTCCTGTAATCTTTGCACCACGTTCATCCCCAAATAAACATAGTATTGCTTTATCTATTGTAGAACCCCTTATTGAAAAAAGAGAAAATAAAAAATTAATGATAGTAGAACCGGTATTTCCTATGAAAGAAGATGTTAAAAGTTTAAAAAGAAATTGGGAACAAGCTTCACTTTTACTTGCTGAATATTTAAATAATGGACATGATGTTGCATTTGTTACATTAGGTGATCCATCTATATTCTCAACATTTACATATGTACAAAAAAATCTCGAAGATAAATATGAAATTGAAATAATTCCAGGAATTACCTCATTTACTGCATGTGCTGCAAGTATTGGTAAACCTTTAGTTGAGAAAAATCAAATTTTAACTGTTATTCCAAAAATTGATGAAAGATTAAATGATTTAATAGATAAAGGAGACACATTTGTTATTATGAAAACTTCAAGAAACACTAGTGAAGTTGAAGAAATAATAAATGAAGATCCAAGGAAAAAAGATATTACATCTGTTGAAAATTGTACACGTGAAAATGAGAAAATTCTTAAAGGATTTTCAAAAGATAAACCATATCTTACAACTACAATAGTAAAATTTGATAATAATAATGATAAATAA